The Saxibacter everestensis genome has a window encoding:
- a CDS encoding HNH endonuclease family protein → MNAPAPSASTARNVKQLRRSVRRCRLILAFSLTAALGLGTAGCDVAAGWVAQPVPQTAGASSQTPTASTDKRSAQDVLGSLPVKGRAPKAGYDREEFGAAWSDVDRNGCDTRNDILKRDLENEKFKSGTHDCVILTGVLSDAYTAKTIDFTRGQRTSTAVQIDHVVALLDAWQSGALQLSAERRRVLANDPLNLQAVDGPTNGQKQASNAASWLPPNKAYRCVYVARQISVKAAYGLWVTKPEKSAMERVLDSCAGQKAFVTTVPTLPPRTPKHP, encoded by the coding sequence ATGAACGCCCCCGCTCCGTCTGCCAGCACCGCCAGAAACGTGAAACAACTCCGGCGGAGTGTCCGCAGGTGTCGCCTGATCCTTGCCTTCAGCCTCACCGCAGCACTCGGACTCGGCACGGCGGGGTGTGATGTCGCGGCAGGGTGGGTCGCTCAACCCGTGCCGCAGACCGCTGGGGCGTCGAGCCAGACGCCAACGGCCTCCACCGACAAGCGGTCGGCGCAGGATGTACTCGGTTCGCTGCCGGTTAAGGGACGGGCGCCGAAGGCGGGTTACGACCGAGAAGAATTCGGCGCTGCCTGGAGCGATGTCGATCGGAACGGATGCGATACCCGCAACGACATCCTGAAGCGGGACTTGGAGAACGAGAAGTTCAAGTCGGGCACCCACGATTGCGTCATCCTGACCGGCGTTCTCAGTGACGCGTACACGGCGAAGACGATCGACTTCACCCGGGGCCAGCGCACCAGTACGGCGGTGCAGATCGATCATGTCGTGGCGTTGCTGGATGCCTGGCAGTCCGGGGCGCTGCAGCTGTCCGCGGAGCGGCGGAGGGTGCTGGCGAACGATCCGCTGAATCTACAGGCGGTCGATGGCCCGACGAATGGCCAGAAGCAGGCCTCGAATGCCGCCTCCTGGCTTCCGCCGAACAAGGCATACCGGTGTGTGTATGTCGCGCGCCAGATCAGCGTGAAGGCGGCCTATGGTTTGTGGGTCACCAAGCCTGAAAAATCGGCGATGGAGCGAGTGCTCGACAGTTGCGCCGGGCAGAAGGCGTTCGTCACGACGGTGCCCACCCTCCCGCCGCGGACACCCAAGCATCCTTGA
- a CDS encoding HelD family protein: MLNEATATQDNHAAARDDAIAEEQVYLDTAHERRSEILQSLDTELSAPAQDAVEQARHRGLARQRTEFQRAESGLIFGRLDSLDGITRRIGRIGISGATDDDDPLVVDWRAHAARPFYMATPVEPLGQARRRHIRIEGRTVAGVDDEPLDVANASGLVGEGALFAALGERRTGQMGTAAATLQREQDEVVRADVRGPLVVQGGPGTGKTVVALHRAAYLLFDNPQRATQGVLTLGPSRRFLDYIAQVLPALGETAIVAAIPDALVPGITVTAEDPRATAEIKGRALWQQALTRYVASLTPESMPVDFVWQGERYEIPSTTVGRLIAAAISGRTYHGAGIVFADQMHDRLAQAIADRNEDLFARIDDGLEDVVHMRVEFPEVGGGEGSEADGVLSEEELDRLREKIAEDPQVASTIRTVWPILDPEEELQRFLGDDASLRQFAPELSDAEREAVSARKTGWATSDIPLLDAMSDLLGDTVIHPAVEEFLSERAASRRDWIYGHVIVDEAQELSEMQWHMVARRSPQLSITAVGDIDQAETPHQHTTWAQAVNAVFGERWTQAKLTIGYRTPAEVMALTGPVLQRAGSLNEPPHAVRLSGIDPWERDVDEAELVVEATRAFQELTERWPGGTVGIIAAAGRIPALSAAMDGIPVITATQSKGLEWDATLVIDPDGIAAEPRGRNRLYVALTRSTQELGRINIR, translated from the coding sequence GTGCTCAACGAGGCCACTGCGACGCAGGACAACCACGCTGCCGCACGCGACGATGCCATTGCTGAAGAGCAGGTATATCTCGACACCGCGCATGAGCGTCGCTCTGAAATTCTCCAGTCTTTGGATACAGAGTTGTCGGCTCCGGCGCAGGATGCGGTCGAGCAGGCTCGCCACAGAGGCTTGGCCCGGCAGCGGACCGAGTTTCAGCGCGCGGAGAGCGGCCTGATCTTCGGACGCCTTGACTCTCTGGACGGGATTACTCGCCGTATCGGGCGGATCGGCATCTCCGGAGCCACCGACGATGACGATCCTCTGGTTGTCGACTGGCGCGCACATGCCGCTCGCCCCTTCTACATGGCCACACCAGTTGAACCTCTGGGACAGGCGCGCCGCAGGCACATTCGCATCGAAGGCCGCACGGTCGCTGGCGTCGACGACGAACCGCTAGACGTGGCAAACGCGAGCGGGTTAGTCGGCGAAGGAGCGCTATTCGCTGCTCTCGGGGAGCGACGCACCGGCCAGATGGGCACTGCCGCCGCGACGCTGCAGCGGGAACAAGACGAGGTGGTCCGTGCCGACGTCAGAGGGCCACTTGTAGTCCAGGGCGGCCCTGGCACGGGCAAGACTGTGGTGGCTCTCCACCGCGCTGCGTACTTGCTCTTCGACAACCCACAACGCGCAACCCAAGGAGTCCTGACCCTTGGGCCATCGCGCCGCTTTTTGGACTACATCGCTCAAGTGCTCCCAGCTCTGGGTGAGACCGCGATCGTTGCAGCGATACCCGATGCTCTCGTTCCAGGGATCACCGTCACCGCCGAAGATCCGCGCGCAACAGCGGAAATCAAGGGCCGAGCGCTCTGGCAACAGGCCCTGACCCGTTACGTCGCGTCACTCACGCCCGAGAGCATGCCAGTTGATTTCGTCTGGCAGGGGGAACGATATGAGATTCCGTCTACCACCGTCGGTCGTCTCATAGCTGCCGCGATCTCTGGGCGCACCTACCACGGTGCGGGCATAGTGTTCGCCGACCAAATGCACGACCGACTCGCCCAGGCCATCGCCGATCGCAACGAAGACCTCTTCGCTCGAATCGATGATGGCCTCGAAGACGTCGTGCATATGCGCGTGGAATTCCCGGAGGTAGGCGGCGGTGAAGGCAGCGAGGCCGATGGAGTGCTCTCCGAAGAGGAACTCGACAGGCTACGCGAAAAGATCGCAGAGGACCCACAAGTTGCCTCAACCATCCGCACTGTGTGGCCCATCCTGGACCCTGAAGAGGAACTGCAGCGCTTCCTGGGTGACGACGCATCCCTACGCCAGTTCGCCCCGGAACTGAGCGACGCCGAGCGAGAAGCAGTCTCGGCCAGGAAGACCGGATGGGCGACTAGCGACATCCCGCTGCTCGACGCAATGTCTGATTTGCTCGGAGACACCGTCATTCACCCGGCAGTAGAAGAGTTCCTCTCCGAGCGGGCTGCGTCACGCCGGGACTGGATCTACGGACACGTCATTGTTGACGAAGCCCAGGAGCTGTCTGAAATGCAATGGCACATGGTGGCCCGCCGCAGCCCGCAACTGTCGATCACAGCAGTCGGGGATATCGACCAAGCCGAAACTCCGCACCAGCACACAACATGGGCCCAAGCCGTCAACGCGGTATTCGGCGAACGCTGGACTCAAGCCAAGCTGACCATCGGCTACCGCACCCCCGCGGAAGTCATGGCACTGACCGGGCCCGTCCTGCAAAGGGCTGGCAGCCTCAACGAACCACCGCATGCTGTCCGGTTGTCAGGAATTGACCCGTGGGAGCGCGACGTAGACGAAGCGGAGCTGGTGGTCGAGGCTACGCGGGCGTTCCAGGAACTGACCGAACGCTGGCCTGGTGGCACCGTAGGCATCATCGCTGCCGCTGGACGGATCCCTGCCCTAAGCGCAGCCATGGATGGCATTCCCGTGATCACCGCGACTCAGTCCAAGGGCCTGGAATGGGACGCCACTCTCGTGATCGATCCGGATGGCATCGCGGCCGAACCCCGCGGCCGGAACCGGCTCTACGTCGCACTCACCCGATCGACTCAAGAACTCGGCCGAATCAACATCCGATAG
- a CDS encoding winged helix-turn-helix transcriptional regulator translates to MGNLTHSASSTRESGLIAAFDVLGKKWNGIILAALSQGPIKFSDLRRSVGSITDSVLSDRLVDLIAAGLVERTETGVRPSHITYALSQQGQAIQPILDRLATWAATNLQAPGHG, encoded by the coding sequence ATGGGAAATCTGACGCATTCGGCGAGTTCCACGCGCGAGTCTGGTCTCATAGCCGCGTTCGATGTCCTCGGCAAGAAGTGGAATGGCATCATCCTTGCTGCCCTTAGCCAGGGGCCGATTAAGTTCTCGGACCTGCGTCGCTCCGTGGGATCGATCACGGACTCCGTCTTGTCTGATCGCCTCGTAGACCTCATCGCCGCAGGTCTCGTCGAACGGACCGAAACCGGCGTCCGCCCGAGCCACATCACTTATGCGCTATCGCAACAGGGACAAGCAATCCAACCTATTCTTGACCGTCTCGCGACCTGGGCGGCCACCAACCTTCAGGCTCCAGGCCATGGCTAG
- a CDS encoding TfoX/Sxy family protein: protein MTGSPEARVAGNALLHALAATFPAELGVSSGRMFNGQGLKADDKFFAFVSNTGRLVVKLSERDVQRLIEAGDAAPVTMGKRTMREWVSLPQPQDGDPAGWREALEAAHRFVVSRE, encoded by the coding sequence GTGACGGGATCACCCGAAGCGCGCGTTGCCGGCAACGCCCTGCTGCACGCCCTCGCCGCCACGTTTCCGGCCGAGCTCGGAGTGAGCAGCGGCCGAATGTTCAATGGGCAGGGCCTCAAGGCCGACGACAAGTTTTTCGCTTTCGTGAGCAATACCGGCCGACTGGTGGTGAAACTTTCAGAGCGAGACGTGCAAAGGCTCATCGAGGCCGGTGACGCAGCCCCGGTCACGATGGGCAAGCGAACGATGCGGGAGTGGGTGAGTCTTCCTCAACCGCAGGATGGCGACCCTGCCGGTTGGCGGGAAGCCCTCGAGGCGGCACACCGGTTCGTCGTCAGCCGCGAGTAG
- a CDS encoding VOC family protein, translating to MASPPLHTTRHKEKTISVTFNHTIIAAKDRDKSAKFFRDLLEVPAAPSWGIFSNIQLDQGVLLQFAEPPVEIQMQHYAFLLDDELFDRAYARLTEWGIEHWADPQMKHSNQINNEHGGRGVYFKDPAGHAIELITRPYL from the coding sequence GTGGCTAGCCCGCCGCTGCACACAACCCGACATAAGGAGAAGACTATTTCCGTCACGTTCAATCACACCATCATCGCCGCGAAGGACAGAGACAAATCGGCGAAGTTCTTCCGGGATCTGCTTGAGGTGCCAGCGGCACCTTCGTGGGGCATTTTCAGCAATATCCAGCTCGATCAGGGCGTTTTGCTGCAGTTCGCGGAACCACCCGTGGAGATCCAGATGCAGCACTACGCCTTCCTCCTCGACGATGAGCTGTTTGATCGGGCCTACGCGCGGCTCACGGAGTGGGGCATCGAGCATTGGGCCGATCCGCAGATGAAGCACTCCAATCAGATCAACAACGAGCACGGTGGCCGCGGTGTCTACTTCAAGGACCCGGCCGGTCATGCGATTGAGCTCATCACCCGGCCGTATCTATAG
- a CDS encoding LysE family translocator: protein MSIEFFLTTLVIVATPGTGVLYTLAAAISRGTRAGIVAAFGCTLGTLPHMIAAITGLAALMHTSAVAFQTVKYAGVAYLLYMAWRTLRDKSSFAVDEQVAPKTALKVIGSGVLINLLNPKLTIFFFAFLPQFVTPGAPDAVWRMLELSSIFMLLTFVVFVVYGIFAAAVRNQVISRPGVVTWMRRGFAGSYALLAGRLAIQDR, encoded by the coding sequence GTGAGCATTGAGTTCTTCCTGACCACGCTCGTGATCGTGGCGACACCAGGCACCGGCGTGCTGTACACCCTAGCCGCAGCGATCTCGCGCGGAACCCGGGCGGGCATCGTCGCCGCCTTCGGCTGCACGCTGGGCACCCTGCCGCACATGATCGCCGCGATCACAGGCCTCGCGGCGCTGATGCACACCAGCGCGGTCGCCTTTCAGACAGTGAAGTATGCGGGAGTTGCCTACCTGCTCTACATGGCGTGGCGGACGCTTCGGGACAAGAGTTCATTCGCCGTCGACGAACAGGTAGCGCCAAAGACCGCGCTGAAAGTCATCGGCTCCGGTGTGCTGATTAATCTGCTCAACCCGAAACTCACGATCTTCTTCTTCGCATTCCTGCCTCAGTTCGTGACGCCCGGAGCGCCGGATGCCGTGTGGCGGATGCTCGAACTCAGTAGCATCTTCATGCTGCTCACCTTCGTGGTATTCGTGGTCTACGGCATCTTCGCCGCGGCAGTAAGGAACCAAGTGATTTCGCGGCCCGGCGTCGTGACGTGGATGCGTCGCGGTTTCGCCGGCTCATACGCACTACTCGCCGGACGACTCGCCATCCAGGACCGCTGA
- a CDS encoding nucleotidyltransferase family protein codes for MIARLPLSEQLVEFRRVLSQNETLIEVLSRVESMRLPNWYLTAGCLFQTVWNVQTGREPSAGIIDYDVFYFDDRDLSWDAENLAIEAATKVFEGMDAEVEIRNEARVHLWYEEKFGVPLAPLESTEAAIDNFASTTCCLGIRGVEGQPWRIYAPHGLSDVFNLVIRPNPVLAPHAVYQAKTARWKQQWPELEVMPWPCPDAR; via the coding sequence ATGATCGCTCGTCTGCCGCTGTCGGAACAGCTCGTTGAGTTCCGGCGTGTACTGTCCCAGAACGAAACGTTGATCGAGGTGTTGAGTCGAGTCGAATCGATGCGACTACCGAATTGGTACCTCACCGCGGGGTGCCTGTTTCAGACAGTGTGGAACGTGCAAACCGGCAGGGAGCCATCCGCGGGAATCATCGACTACGACGTGTTCTACTTCGACGACCGGGATCTCTCCTGGGATGCTGAGAACCTGGCGATAGAGGCCGCGACGAAAGTCTTCGAGGGTATGGACGCCGAGGTCGAGATCCGGAATGAGGCGAGGGTTCACCTGTGGTACGAGGAAAAATTTGGAGTCCCGCTCGCGCCCTTAGAATCGACAGAGGCCGCGATCGACAACTTCGCCTCCACAACCTGTTGCCTGGGAATCAGAGGCGTTGAAGGCCAACCTTGGCGGATTTATGCGCCACACGGCCTGTCAGACGTTTTCAATCTCGTCATTCGACCCAATCCAGTCCTGGCCCCACATGCCGTTTACCAGGCAAAGACTGCTCGGTGGAAACAGCAGTGGCCCGAACTGGAAGTAATGCCGTGGCCATGCCCCGACGCTCGCTAG
- a CDS encoding MFS transporter, which yields MLTSSGRTPIWRLHGILPLLVVTSVGFSGYAVLLTVAPLWAVAGGSGSAGAGLVNGVLMLFTVLAQAFVPVALRRFGWGPTLISGLVLLGLPSPLHLLSNDLGVLLGLSAVRGLGFGVLTVAGSAAVAELVEPKRRGEAIGAYGLAIAAPQLVLLPFSPWIAEHLGYGLAFALGACPLLGVVSAAILARRLRDRVPEQHSAAEEAPYGGRRAVLVGLLRPVILLLGVTVAGGALMTFTPQMSADPTATVLGLFLLTATTALSRWRFGTLADRYGTRVFLWPLVILTVIGLAVVSWAVRDSSSTQVVPLLIGLAAVGVSYGGLQNLTLVQAFHSVRRRDYGLASAAWNTGFDAGTGLGAVVVGALAAGFSFPVALLVSAGFSLLTLPLALLPPRRRPGAQPA from the coding sequence ATGTTGACGAGTAGTGGGCGAACGCCGATCTGGCGTCTGCATGGAATCCTGCCGCTGCTCGTGGTGACCTCTGTCGGGTTTTCCGGGTACGCAGTTCTATTGACGGTGGCACCGCTCTGGGCAGTGGCCGGGGGATCAGGTAGCGCTGGCGCCGGGCTGGTCAATGGCGTGCTCATGCTGTTCACCGTGCTTGCGCAGGCGTTCGTTCCGGTGGCGCTGCGACGATTCGGCTGGGGCCCGACCCTAATATCCGGGCTCGTCCTGTTGGGGCTGCCCTCGCCGCTGCATCTGCTCTCCAATGACCTCGGGGTGCTGCTGGGGCTCTCGGCTGTGCGGGGCCTCGGCTTCGGCGTTCTCACTGTTGCTGGCAGCGCGGCCGTGGCGGAACTCGTTGAACCTAAGCGACGCGGCGAAGCAATCGGCGCCTATGGGCTGGCCATCGCTGCGCCCCAGCTCGTGCTGCTGCCCTTCTCACCGTGGATAGCCGAGCACCTGGGGTACGGGCTCGCCTTCGCGCTCGGGGCCTGCCCACTGCTCGGGGTGGTTTCGGCCGCGATACTCGCCCGGCGGCTGCGCGACCGTGTACCGGAGCAGCATTCCGCGGCCGAGGAAGCGCCCTATGGTGGACGGCGGGCAGTGCTGGTCGGCTTGTTGCGTCCGGTAATCCTGCTGCTCGGAGTGACAGTGGCCGGCGGTGCCCTGATGACCTTCACCCCGCAGATGAGTGCCGATCCGACGGCAACGGTGCTCGGCTTGTTCCTGCTCACCGCGACGACGGCGCTGTCCCGGTGGCGGTTCGGCACCCTCGCCGATCGCTATGGGACAAGGGTGTTCCTCTGGCCGTTGGTGATCCTTACAGTGATCGGACTCGCCGTCGTCAGCTGGGCCGTCAGGGACTCCTCATCGACCCAGGTCGTCCCGTTGCTGATCGGCCTTGCGGCAGTCGGGGTGAGCTACGGCGGGTTGCAGAACCTGACGCTCGTGCAGGCGTTCCACTCGGTGCGCCGGCGGGACTACGGGCTGGCCAGCGCCGCGTGGAACACGGGCTTCGATGCCGGCACCGGTCTGGGGGCGGTCGTGGTCGGCGCGCTCGCGGCAGGGTTTTCGTTCCCTGTCGCTTTGCTCGTGTCCGCAGGGTTCTCGCTGCTGACGCTCCCGTTGGCGCTGCTTCCGCCGCGGCGGCGTCCTGGTGCACAGCCGGCCTGA